From Pseudomonas sp. G.S.17, the proteins below share one genomic window:
- the cobJ gene encoding precorrin-3B C(17)-methyltransferase → MAHNTPAIVILGNGSLATARRIQQVYPGAVIYGLVDRVQGADRTYSEFGATLRQIYQQDTPIIALCAAGIVIRTLAPLLLEKGAEPAVLAVAEDGSAVVPLLGGLGGVNVMAREIAAGLGIAAAITTSGELRFGTCLLNPPAGYALGDLALGKRFVSDLLSGESVRIEGAAPWLAKAQLPEDDQAQLAIHVGSAERAPSEHELLIYPRCVAVALSATLPELVASVRAALHEAGIAVQSLACLLAPATQMADPLLHQAAAELAVPIRFVAPASASEMAAQAVPQLLPPICVSEDLAIVVAPQPLDVEQIGRGRGRLAVIGLGPGAADLMVPAVKAELARANDVLGYETYVRMAGPFRADQVLHCTDNREEMQRARHAFELAASGRSVVVVSSGDPGVFAMASAVLEALHESSNPQWHTVELEILPGVSASLATAAQAGAPLGHDFCVMSLSDNLKPWDVIEKRLDLASQADLALAFYNPISRSRPWQLGRALEIVRQHRTPETPVTLGRDIGRPGQTLRIITLGDLTPEQVDMRTMVLIGSSTTCVFPRADGGTWVYTPRWYGEKPGG, encoded by the coding sequence ATGGCGCATAACACCCCGGCGATTGTCATTCTCGGCAATGGCAGCCTCGCCACGGCACGGCGGATTCAGCAGGTTTACCCCGGCGCAGTGATCTACGGCCTCGTGGATCGGGTTCAGGGGGCAGACCGAACCTACAGCGAATTCGGCGCCACCTTGCGTCAGATTTATCAACAGGACACGCCGATCATTGCCCTGTGCGCGGCAGGAATTGTCATCCGCACCCTCGCGCCGCTGTTGTTGGAAAAAGGCGCTGAGCCAGCTGTGCTGGCCGTCGCCGAAGACGGCAGCGCCGTCGTGCCACTGTTGGGCGGGCTGGGCGGCGTCAACGTCATGGCTCGGGAAATCGCCGCTGGTTTGGGTATTGCAGCGGCCATTACCACCAGCGGCGAACTGCGCTTCGGCACCTGCCTGCTCAATCCGCCCGCCGGTTATGCCTTGGGCGATCTGGCGCTGGGCAAGCGTTTCGTCTCTGATTTGCTCTCCGGCGAAAGTGTACGCATCGAAGGTGCCGCGCCGTGGCTGGCCAAGGCGCAACTGCCGGAAGACGATCAGGCGCAGTTGGCGATTCACGTGGGCAGCGCCGAGCGCGCGCCTTCGGAGCATGAACTGCTGATTTACCCGCGCTGCGTCGCAGTGGCCTTGAGTGCAACACTGCCGGAACTGGTCGCCAGTGTCCGTGCCGCGCTGCATGAGGCCGGAATCGCCGTGCAATCCCTGGCGTGCCTGCTGGCGCCCGCCACGCAAATGGCCGACCCGCTGCTGCATCAGGCCGCTGCCGAACTGGCGGTGCCCATCCGTTTCGTCGCGCCGGCCAGCGCAAGCGAAATGGCAGCGCAGGCCGTGCCGCAATTGTTGCCGCCAATCTGCGTCAGCGAAGACCTGGCCATCGTCGTCGCCCCGCAGCCGCTGGATGTCGAGCAGATCGGTCGCGGGCGCGGCAGGCTGGCGGTCATCGGCCTCGGTCCTGGTGCTGCCGATTTGATGGTGCCAGCGGTCAAGGCCGAACTGGCCCGCGCCAATGACGTGCTCGGTTATGAAACCTACGTGCGTATGGCCGGGCCGTTCCGCGCCGATCAAGTGCTGCACTGCACCGACAACCGCGAAGAAATGCAGCGCGCCCGCCATGCCTTTGAGCTGGCTGCTTCGGGGCGCAGCGTAGTGGTCGTGTCGTCGGGCGATCCCGGCGTGTTCGCCATGGCCTCGGCGGTGCTGGAAGCCTTGCATGAATCAAGCAACCCGCAATGGCACACCGTCGAGCTGGAAATCCTGCCGGGGGTTTCCGCCTCGCTGGCGACCGCTGCGCAAGCAGGCGCGCCGTTGGGCCATGATTTCTGCGTGATGTCGCTTTCCGACAACCTCAAGCCGTGGGACGTCATCGAAAAACGTCTGGACCTGGCCTCGCAAGCCGATCTGGCGTTGGCGTTCTACAATCCGATTTCCCGTTCGCGCCCCTGGCAATTGGGCCGCGCGCTGGAAATCGTCCGCCAGCACCGCACGCCAGAAACACCGGTAACCCTGGGTCGCGACATCGGCCGTCCGGGCCAGACCTTGCGCATTATCACCCTGGGCGATCTGACTCCGGAGCAGGTCGACATGCGCACCATGGTGTTGATCGGCTCTTCGACAACCTGTGTGTTTCCGCGTGCCGACGGCGGTACCTGGGTGTATACGCCGCGTTGGTATGGGGAAAAACCGGGCGGTTGA
- the cbiE gene encoding precorrin-6y C5,15-methyltransferase (decarboxylating) subunit CbiE, giving the protein MSPWLTVVGIGEDGYKGLGKNARHALLRAHQVFGGPRQLALLPPCIQAERRAWPSPFSLNPVLEQRGAEVCVLASGDPMLFGVGASLARVVDINEMLILPAPSSYSLAAARLGWPLQEVVTLSVVARPLAALNAQFHNGVRLLVLSNDGSSPAAIAGLLRERGFGPSHMTVLEHLGGTAERRIDGLASEWANPEIAALNVVAIDCRADAQALRLSPLAGLPDSAFEHDGQLTKRDVRAMTLARLAPVPGELLWDVGAGCGSIGIEWMRAHPSCRTLAIEADEGRQQLIEFNRDALGVPGLQLVRGSAPTALAGLERPDAIFIGGGVTRPGVLDTCWQQLRSGGRLVANAVTLQSEATLMAWRELHGGELTRIHIAHAKPLGDFDTWRQALPITLLDVVKP; this is encoded by the coding sequence ATGTCGCCTTGGCTGACAGTCGTGGGAATCGGTGAAGACGGCTACAAGGGCCTGGGCAAGAACGCGCGGCACGCACTGCTGCGCGCTCATCAGGTATTTGGCGGCCCGCGCCAGCTGGCTTTGCTGCCCCCGTGCATCCAGGCCGAACGTCGCGCCTGGCCGAGTCCGTTTTCCCTGAATCCGGTGCTGGAGCAGCGCGGTGCCGAGGTCTGCGTGCTGGCCAGTGGCGATCCGATGCTATTTGGCGTCGGCGCGAGCCTGGCCCGCGTGGTGGATATCAACGAAATGCTGATCCTGCCCGCGCCCTCTTCGTATTCCCTGGCCGCCGCGCGTCTGGGCTGGCCATTGCAGGAGGTCGTCACGCTGTCGGTGGTGGCGCGTCCATTGGCCGCACTCAATGCGCAGTTTCATAACGGCGTGCGTTTGCTGGTCCTCAGCAATGATGGCAGCAGCCCCGCCGCCATTGCCGGTTTGCTGCGCGAGCGTGGCTTCGGCCCCAGCCACATGACGGTGCTGGAACATCTGGGCGGAACCGCCGAGCGGCGCATCGACGGACTGGCCAGCGAATGGGCCAACCCGGAAATCGCCGCGCTCAACGTGGTGGCCATTGACTGCCGCGCCGACGCGCAAGCCTTGCGGCTGTCACCGTTGGCCGGTTTGCCGGACAGCGCCTTCGAACATGACGGCCAGCTGACCAAGCGCGACGTGCGGGCGATGACCTTGGCGCGACTGGCGCCGGTACCGGGCGAATTGCTCTGGGATGTTGGCGCTGGCTGCGGCTCCATCGGCATCGAGTGGATGCGCGCCCATCCGAGCTGCCGCACGTTGGCGATTGAAGCCGATGAAGGCCGTCAGCAATTGATCGAATTCAACCGCGATGCGCTGGGCGTGCCGGGCCTGCAACTGGTGCGCGGCAGTGCGCCGACGGCCCTGGCTGGGCTGGAGCGCCCTGATGCGATTTTCATCGGCGGCGGCGTCACGCGTCCCGGCGTACTCGATACGTGCTGGCAGCAGCTGCGTTCCGGCGGGCGGCTGGTGGCCAATGCCGTCACTCTGCAAAGCGAAGCCACGCTGATGGCCTGGCGCGAACTGCATGGCGGCGAGCTGACCCGCATCCACATTGCCCACGCCAAACCCTTGGGCGATTTCGATACCTGGCGCCAGGCGCTGCCGATCACTCTTCTGGATGTGGTCAAACCCTGA
- a CDS encoding cobalt-precorrin-5B (C(1))-methyltransferase: protein MRDETAEQPAPLRSGLTTGSCATATSLAAARLLLAGQANDAVHIVLPKGKQVQMRLEFCRLCADGAEAGTIKDAGDDPDVTHGALVYSRVRLLDIPTVTFIAGPGVGTVTRPGLVLKVGEPAINPVPRRMIIEHLQRLADELGYSGGFEITVSVEGGEALALKTMNPRLGILGGLSILGTSGIVRPFSCAAYIASIHQGIDVAKTNGYLHIAACTGNASEDTMRRYYQMPDIALIEMGDFIGAVLKHLRKVPVSKLSICGGFGKISKLAAGHMDLHSRHSSIDLPQLARWAADAGADDALQQAIRECNTSQQALAISAALGIRLGDVVCQHALDFARSVVPAQVQVEVFAIDRQGGIVGQAGVV from the coding sequence ATGCGCGACGAAACCGCCGAACAACCCGCACCCCTGCGCAGCGGCTTGACCACCGGCAGCTGCGCCACGGCGACCAGTCTGGCGGCGGCGCGGTTGTTGCTCGCCGGTCAGGCAAACGACGCGGTGCACATCGTTCTGCCCAAGGGCAAGCAGGTGCAGATGCGCCTGGAATTCTGCCGCCTGTGCGCTGACGGGGCCGAAGCCGGAACCATCAAGGATGCAGGTGACGATCCGGACGTGACCCATGGCGCATTGGTGTATTCCAGAGTGCGCCTGCTGGACATTCCCACCGTGACTTTCATCGCGGGCCCGGGCGTCGGCACGGTAACGCGCCCCGGCCTGGTGTTGAAGGTCGGCGAACCGGCGATCAATCCAGTGCCGCGACGGATGATCATCGAACACCTGCAACGGCTGGCTGACGAGTTGGGTTACAGCGGCGGTTTTGAAATCACGGTAAGCGTCGAAGGCGGCGAAGCGCTGGCGCTGAAAACCATGAATCCGCGGCTGGGCATTCTCGGCGGGCTGTCGATTCTGGGCACCAGCGGCATCGTTCGGCCGTTTTCCTGCGCGGCCTACATCGCCTCGATCCATCAAGGCATCGACGTCGCCAAGACCAACGGTTATCTGCATATCGCGGCCTGCACCGGCAACGCCAGCGAAGACACCATGCGCCGCTATTATCAGATGCCGGACATCGCCTTGATCGAGATGGGCGATTTCATCGGCGCCGTGCTCAAGCACCTGCGCAAGGTTCCGGTGAGCAAACTGAGCATCTGCGGCGGCTTCGGCAAGATCAGCAAACTCGCGGCGGGCCATATGGATCTGCACAGCCGCCACTCCAGCATCGACCTGCCGCAACTGGCGCGCTGGGCCGCCGATGCCGGTGCCGATGATGCGCTGCAACAGGCGATTCGCGAGTGCAATACCAGTCAACAGGCGCTGGCCATCAGCGCCGCGCTCGGCATCAGGTTGGGCGATGTTGTCTGTCAGCACGCGCTGGATTTCGCCCGCAGCGTGGTGCCTGCGCAGGTTCAGGTCGAAGTGTTCGCCATTGATCGCCAGGGCGGCATCGTCGGTCAGGCGGGAGTTGTCTAA
- a CDS encoding response regulator codes for MRWLRIAKRLTVGVLTLLFMLTAQAEQSAGWSTLLDSQADLQLSDIRSARFENAFSPIDLSHITAADRNSALWLHYRLQPNRHEQLLRIFAPDLANLDMYVLNGEQIVDHSRTGNNVPRQNQLLHSRDFMLPLPQSDVPLDIYLRLVSTQQLRPNITLQPAIESAADEREPFLFGIMFGSLAMLILQNLTRYGHTRSPSNLWLAACEALLALSAILLLNLLTPWLNTWHIPQTPSAHLTLLLAAVTGLMYTYCFFYHRKVVKLDRWLLGSLLVIALGGLLILFVDTLPLNLLTFGLVSLATLSILFVSAYNWQKGYRPARLFMVSMIAFNIGCLIILPALLWLTVISPQWLILTLLGVFCVSGLLMSIALSERHRSITEDRFSISRDQAASTAEINAKAEFLAKISHEIRTPMNGVLGMTELLLGTPLSVKQRDYVQTVHSAGNELLTLINEILDITKLESGQIELDDVQFDLSALIEDCMDIFRAKAEQQNVELISLIQPQVPRVISGDPTRLRQTVLSLLENALKKTDEGEILVVVALDSRAGKPRLRIAVQDSGEPLAPSERDALLHAELHSKNFLAASKLGGHLGLVIARQLILLMDGEFGIQSGSSQGSTLWLSLPLDADRLEQPPLDMDSPLKGARVLVVDDNDTCRKVLVQQCTAWGLNVSAVPSGKEALALLRTKAHLRDYFDVVLLDQNMPGMTGMQLAAKIKEDPSLNHDILLIMLTGISNAPSKIIARNAGVKRILAKPVAGYTLKTTLADELTQRNKGASPQTITPVLNTPINVPSDFRILVAEDNSISTKVIRGMLGKLNLHPDTASNGEQALRAMKAQRYDLVLMDCEMPILDGFSATEQLRAWEVGNQRVRTPVVALTAHILTEHKDRARQAGMDGHMAKPVELSQLRELVEFWVAQRAKTHALTSDSDLYQQN; via the coding sequence GTGCGCTGGCTCAGGATTGCCAAAAGATTAACCGTCGGGGTGCTGACCCTGCTCTTCATGCTCACTGCGCAAGCCGAGCAGAGTGCGGGCTGGTCAACCTTGCTCGACAGCCAGGCAGATCTGCAATTGAGCGATATTCGCTCGGCACGCTTCGAAAACGCGTTCAGCCCCATCGATCTGTCGCACATCACCGCCGCGGATCGAAACAGTGCGCTCTGGCTGCACTATCGTCTGCAACCCAATAGACACGAGCAACTGCTGCGCATCTTCGCACCGGATCTGGCCAACCTGGACATGTATGTCCTGAACGGCGAGCAAATAGTCGACCATTCGCGCACCGGCAATAACGTTCCACGTCAAAACCAGCTGTTGCACTCTCGAGACTTCATGTTGCCGTTACCTCAGAGTGACGTGCCCCTGGATATTTACCTGCGCCTGGTTTCGACCCAGCAACTGCGCCCCAACATTACGCTGCAACCCGCAATCGAAAGTGCCGCCGACGAACGCGAACCTTTTCTGTTCGGGATTATGTTCGGTTCGCTGGCGATGCTGATTCTGCAAAATCTGACCCGCTACGGCCACACGCGATCCCCCAGCAATCTTTGGCTGGCAGCCTGCGAAGCGCTGCTGGCATTGAGTGCGATTCTGCTGCTCAACCTGCTGACGCCCTGGCTCAATACCTGGCATATCCCCCAGACACCCAGCGCGCACCTGACCCTGTTGCTCGCGGCCGTGACCGGCCTGATGTACACCTATTGTTTCTTCTACCACCGCAAAGTTGTGAAGCTGGACCGCTGGTTGCTGGGCAGCCTGCTGGTCATTGCCCTGGGCGGCTTGCTGATCCTGTTTGTCGACACCTTGCCGCTCAATCTGCTGACCTTCGGCCTGGTCAGTCTGGCGACCCTGAGCATCCTGTTTGTCTCGGCGTATAACTGGCAGAAAGGCTACCGGCCGGCGCGGTTGTTCATGGTTTCAATGATTGCGTTCAATATTGGCTGCCTGATCATTCTGCCAGCGTTGCTGTGGCTGACGGTGATTTCCCCGCAATGGCTGATTTTGACTCTGCTCGGCGTGTTCTGCGTGAGCGGTTTGCTCATGAGCATCGCGCTCAGCGAGCGTCATCGCAGCATCACCGAAGACAGATTCAGCATCAGTCGCGACCAGGCCGCCAGTACGGCTGAAATCAATGCCAAGGCGGAGTTCCTGGCCAAGATCAGTCACGAAATCCGTACACCCATGAACGGCGTGCTGGGCATGACCGAATTGCTGCTGGGCACGCCGCTGTCGGTCAAACAACGTGATTACGTGCAGACCGTGCACAGCGCTGGCAACGAACTCCTTACGCTGATCAACGAGATTCTGGACATCACCAAGCTGGAGTCCGGCCAGATAGAGCTGGACGACGTGCAGTTCGATCTCAGTGCGTTGATCGAAGACTGCATGGATATTTTCCGGGCCAAGGCCGAACAACAGAATGTCGAACTGATCAGCCTGATCCAGCCGCAAGTCCCCAGAGTCATCAGTGGCGACCCGACCCGCCTGCGGCAGACCGTCTTGAGCCTGCTGGAAAACGCCCTGAAGAAAACCGACGAAGGCGAAATCCTTGTGGTGGTCGCTCTCGACTCCCGCGCCGGCAAGCCGCGCCTGCGTATCGCCGTACAGGACAGCGGCGAACCACTGGCGCCGAGCGAGCGCGACGCCCTGCTGCATGCGGAACTGCACAGCAAGAACTTCCTCGCCGCGAGCAAGCTTGGCGGTCACCTGGGATTGGTGATTGCCCGGCAGTTGATCCTGCTGATGGACGGCGAGTTCGGCATCCAGTCCGGCAGCAGTCAGGGCAGCACGTTATGGCTGAGCCTGCCACTGGACGCTGATCGTCTGGAGCAACCGCCGCTGGACATGGACAGCCCGCTCAAAGGTGCGCGCGTGCTGGTGGTTGACGACAACGACACCTGCCGCAAGGTGTTGGTCCAGCAATGCACCGCCTGGGGCTTGAACGTCAGCGCCGTACCCTCGGGCAAGGAAGCGTTGGCGCTGCTGCGCACCAAGGCGCACTTGCGCGATTACTTCGATGTGGTCCTGCTCGACCAGAATATGCCCGGCATGACCGGCATGCAGCTGGCCGCCAAGATCAAGGAAGACCCAAGCCTGAACCACGACATTTTGCTGATCATGCTCACCGGCATCAGCAACGCGCCGAGCAAGATCATCGCGCGCAACGCCGGGGTCAAGCGCATCCTTGCCAAACCCGTGGCCGGCTACACCTTGAAGACCACACTGGCGGACGAACTCACCCAGCGCAACAAAGGCGCCAGCCCGCAGACCATTACGCCGGTACTCAATACTCCGATCAACGTGCCCAGTGACTTCCGTATTCTGGTGGCCGAAGACAACAGCATCTCGACCAAAGTGATTCGTGGCATGCTCGGCAAGCTCAATCTGCATCCAGATACGGCCAGCAACGGCGAACAAGCCTTACGGGCGATGAAAGCCCAGCGTTACGATCTGGTCCTGATGGACTGCGAAATGCCAATCCTCGATGGTTTCTCTGCCACTGAACAGCTGCGCGCCTGGGAAGTCGGCAATCAGCGTGTACGCACCCCCGTAGTCGCACTGACCGCGCACATCCTGACCGAACACAAGGACCGCGCGCGTCAGGCTGGCATGGACGGCCACATGGCCAAACCCGTCGAGCTGTCACAACTGCGCGAACTGGTGGAATTCTGGGTTGCCCAGCGTGCAAAGACGCATGCATTGACGTCCGACAGCGACCTTTATCAGCAAAACTGA
- a CDS encoding precorrin-8X methylmutase has product MIDYIRDGQEIYRNSFSIIRAEARLDTIPADLEKLAVRVIHACGMVEVIEDLRFSPGAGKAGRDALAAGAPILCDARMVSEGITRTRLPANNQIICTLHDEGVREMALELGNTRSAVALELWRPHLEGSVVVIGNAPTALFYLLEMLDAGAPKPALILGFPVGFVGAAESKAMLAADSRGVPFVIMQGRRGGSAMAVAAVNALATEIE; this is encoded by the coding sequence ATGATTGATTACATCCGCGACGGGCAGGAGATTTATCGCAATTCCTTCTCGATCATCCGTGCGGAAGCGCGCCTGGACACGATCCCGGCGGATCTGGAAAAACTCGCCGTACGCGTGATTCACGCCTGCGGCATGGTCGAGGTCATCGAAGACCTGCGCTTTTCGCCCGGAGCGGGCAAGGCCGGGCGCGATGCGTTGGCGGCGGGGGCGCCGATCCTGTGCGACGCGCGCATGGTCTCCGAAGGCATCACCCGCACTCGATTGCCAGCCAACAATCAGATCATCTGCACGCTGCATGATGAAGGCGTGCGGGAAATGGCCCTGGAGCTGGGCAACACCCGCTCCGCCGTGGCGCTGGAATTGTGGCGTCCGCATCTGGAAGGCAGCGTCGTGGTGATCGGCAACGCGCCGACCGCGCTGTTCTATTTGCTGGAAATGCTCGACGCGGGCGCACCGAAACCGGCGTTGATCCTCGGTTTTCCGGTGGGCTTCGTCGGTGCGGCGGAATCCAAGGCGATGCTCGCCGCTGACAGCCGTGGCGTGCCGTTCGTCATCATGCAGGGCCGTCGCGGCGGCAGCGCCATGGCGGTGGCTGCGGTCAACGCGCTGGCCACGGAGATCGAATGA
- a CDS encoding cobalt-precorrin-6A reductase: protein MQRLLLLGGVADALTIARTLGPQHIYSLAGVGRVPTDLTCEVRVGGYGGAEGLAQFIGEQGIDLLLDATHPYAAQISHNAAKAAQLSGIPCWALRRPAWQAGPDDDWREVSDWAGLIQALAAFHRPLFTLGREPLQHLDEIPPHQFWTLRALENTLRDLPDHPRCEVLGARGPFLLDEERALFVERDIDVLISKNSGGSATEAKLEVARELKVPVLIVKRPPLPEVDREFESVEALLNARP, encoded by the coding sequence ATGCAGCGCTTGTTATTGCTTGGCGGCGTCGCCGACGCCTTGACGATTGCCCGCACGCTGGGGCCGCAACATATCTACAGCCTGGCGGGTGTCGGGCGGGTGCCGACTGATCTGACCTGCGAAGTGCGCGTCGGCGGTTATGGCGGGGCTGAAGGCCTCGCGCAGTTCATTGGCGAACAAGGCATTGATCTGCTGTTGGATGCGACCCATCCCTACGCCGCGCAAATCAGTCATAACGCCGCCAAGGCCGCGCAGTTGAGTGGCATTCCGTGTTGGGCCTTGCGCCGTCCTGCGTGGCAAGCCGGGCCGGACGATGACTGGCGCGAAGTCAGCGACTGGGCCGGATTGATTCAGGCGCTGGCAGCCTTTCATCGACCTTTATTTACCTTGGGCCGCGAGCCGTTGCAGCATCTGGATGAAATCCCCCCTCATCAGTTCTGGACCCTGCGCGCGCTGGAAAACACCTTGCGCGACTTGCCGGATCACCCGCGCTGCGAAGTGCTCGGCGCGCGCGGGCCGTTTTTGCTGGATGAAGAGCGTGCGCTATTTGTAGAACGCGACATCGACGTGCTGATCAGCAAGAACAGCGGCGGCAGCGCGACCGAGGCCAAGCTTGAAGTGGCGCGGGAGTTGAAAGTGCCGGTGCTGATAGTGAAGCGGCCGCCGTTGCCGGAGGTGGATCGGGAGTTTGAGTCGGTGGAGGCGTTGTTGAATGCTCGTCCGTAG
- a CDS encoding precorrin-2 C(20)-methyltransferase yields MQARGRLIGLGVGPGDPELITVKALRLLRESPVIAYFVAKGKKGNAFGIIEGHLQDAQTLMPLVYPVTTEALPAPMSYEQVISDFYDASSADVAAHLDAGRDVAVICEGDPFFYGSYMYLHDRLADRYEAQVIPGVCSMLGGASVLGAPLVYRNQSLSVLSGVLSHEELKRKLADADAAVIMKLGRNFPKVRLVLEELGLAERALYVERATMANQKIVPLDQVEPMSSPYFSLIIVPGERWQG; encoded by the coding sequence ATGCAGGCACGCGGTCGATTGATTGGCCTGGGCGTCGGCCCCGGCGACCCGGAACTGATTACCGTCAAGGCACTGCGCCTGTTACGCGAGTCGCCGGTAATTGCCTACTTCGTTGCCAAGGGCAAGAAAGGCAACGCCTTCGGCATCATCGAGGGGCATTTGCAGGACGCCCAGACGCTGATGCCGCTGGTCTATCCGGTCACCACCGAAGCGCTGCCCGCGCCGATGTCCTACGAACAGGTGATCAGCGATTTCTACGACGCCTCCAGCGCCGACGTGGCCGCGCATCTGGATGCCGGTCGTGATGTAGCCGTTATCTGCGAAGGCGACCCGTTCTTCTACGGTTCCTACATGTACCTGCACGATCGTCTGGCAGACCGTTACGAAGCACAGGTCATTCCGGGCGTGTGCTCGATGCTCGGCGGCGCTTCGGTGCTGGGCGCGCCATTGGTGTACCGCAATCAGAGTTTGTCGGTGCTGTCCGGCGTGCTGTCCCATGAAGAACTCAAGCGCAAACTGGCCGACGCCGACGCCGCAGTGATCATGAAGCTGGGCCGCAACTTCCCGAAAGTCCGCCTGGTGCTGGAAGAACTCGGCCTCGCCGAGCGCGCGCTGTATGTCGAGCGCGCCACCATGGCCAATCAGAAAATCGTGCCGCTGGATCAGGTTGAACCCATGTCCTCGCCGTACTTCTCGCTGATTATTGTTCCCGGCGAAAGGTGGCAAGGCTGA
- a CDS encoding MarC family protein, translating to MLHVLFSVYLKMLVLYSPFFVLSCFISLTRGHSRKEQRRLAWKVALATLVSSVLLYLFGRVIFSVFGITVDAFRIGAGSVLFISALGMAQGKSAVQTDNVQQDMTIVPLTIPLTVGPGTIGALLVMGVSQPHWDDKLTAILSIALASLTVGVVLYLSNHIERVLGDQGLQIVSRLMGLFVCALAAQIIFTGVRGYLVP from the coding sequence ATGCTCCACGTGTTGTTCAGCGTTTACCTGAAGATGCTGGTGCTCTATAGCCCGTTCTTCGTCCTGTCCTGCTTCATCAGCCTGACCCGCGGTCACTCACGCAAGGAGCAGCGGCGGCTGGCCTGGAAAGTGGCCTTGGCGACGCTGGTTTCCAGTGTGCTGCTGTATCTGTTCGGACGGGTGATCTTCAGTGTGTTCGGCATCACCGTCGACGCCTTTCGCATCGGCGCCGGCAGCGTGCTGTTTATCTCCGCGTTGGGCATGGCCCAAGGCAAGTCGGCCGTGCAGACCGACAATGTCCAGCAGGACATGACCATCGTGCCGCTGACCATTCCATTGACGGTCGGCCCTGGCACTATCGGCGCACTGTTGGTCATGGGCGTCAGCCAGCCGCACTGGGATGACAAACTCACCGCCATCCTCAGCATTGCCCTGGCCAGCCTGACGGTTGGCGTGGTGCTTTACCTGTCCAACCACATCGAACGCGTATTGGGCGACCAGGGTTTGCAAATTGTCAGCCGCCTCATGGGGTTGTTTGTCTGCGCGTTGGCCGCGCAGATTATCTTTACCGGAGTTCGGGGTTATCTGGTGCCGTGA
- the cobG gene encoding precorrin-3B synthase, translating to MTEPTPVRPPSIPLRPSACPGLLRIVPALDGGICRIKLAGGSITAPQALAVARAAQLYAHGVIEATNRGNLQIRGIGEQQDALIQTLLGAGLGPNNLDSDDVRNLMLSPSAGLDPQMLFDTRPLAAKILAALEGNPRFHDLSPKFALSLDGGEGLVMLEHPHDLWLSALQIEGETLLAFGFAGCPAQDSPLAAVPVEHGLELVLAVLELFLDTARPEQVRMRQLLAEIPAEPLLEQLAARLSVELRADQKITDWRRAPVLADQHIGIYPQRETGKVAVGGVAPLGRLNPEMLTAIAQLAAETGDGSLRLTPWQSVLLPNIPAELAQDVLARLEAAGLLCSAEQALAHMIACTGATDCSKGLADTKGDARILAAHLQNNGLSRAVHLTACQRSCAAAHRAPVTLLAVSAGHYDLYFRDAEQSGFGVLQARDLTIEAAGALLTADSRSSTHD from the coding sequence TTGACCGAGCCGACGCCCGTCCGTCCGCCTTCGATACCTCTACGCCCCTCGGCCTGTCCGGGGTTGCTGCGTATCGTCCCGGCGCTGGATGGCGGTATCTGCCGCATCAAGCTGGCGGGCGGCTCGATTACTGCGCCGCAAGCGCTGGCCGTTGCCCGGGCTGCGCAGCTGTACGCCCACGGGGTGATCGAAGCGACCAATCGCGGCAATCTGCAAATTCGCGGCATCGGCGAGCAGCAGGACGCGTTGATCCAGACACTGCTGGGTGCTGGCCTCGGGCCGAACAACCTGGACAGCGACGACGTACGCAACCTGATGCTCAGCCCCAGCGCCGGGCTTGATCCACAGATGCTGTTCGATACGCGCCCGTTGGCCGCGAAAATTCTCGCGGCACTGGAAGGCAATCCGCGCTTTCACGACCTGTCGCCCAAGTTCGCCCTGTCGCTGGATGGCGGCGAAGGTCTGGTGATGCTCGAGCATCCCCACGATCTGTGGCTCTCAGCATTGCAGATCGAAGGTGAAACCTTGCTGGCCTTCGGCTTTGCCGGTTGTCCGGCGCAGGATTCGCCCTTGGCTGCCGTTCCCGTTGAACATGGGCTGGAACTGGTGCTGGCCGTGCTGGAGCTGTTTCTGGATACTGCGCGGCCCGAGCAAGTGCGGATGCGCCAGTTGTTGGCGGAAATACCTGCTGAACCGTTGCTCGAACAATTAGCGGCGCGTTTGAGCGTCGAGTTGCGAGCTGATCAAAAAATAACCGATTGGCGACGTGCGCCAGTGCTAGCCGATCAGCACATCGGCATTTATCCACAGCGTGAAACCGGCAAAGTAGCCGTCGGTGGCGTGGCGCCGTTGGGGCGACTGAACCCGGAAATGCTCACCGCCATTGCGCAACTGGCCGCTGAAACGGGCGATGGCAGCTTGCGCCTGACGCCCTGGCAAAGCGTGTTATTGCCCAATATCCCGGCAGAACTGGCGCAAGACGTGCTGGCGAGGCTGGAAGCGGCGGGGCTGCTGTGTTCCGCCGAGCAGGCCTTGGCGCACATGATCGCCTGCACCGGCGCCACTGATTGCAGCAAAGGCCTGGCTGATACCAAGGGTGATGCCCGAATCCTCGCCGCACATTTGCAAAACAATGGCCTCAGCCGAGCCGTGCATCTGACGGCCTGCCAGCGTTCCTGCGCGGCGGCCCATCGCGCGCCGGTGACCTTGCTGGCGGTGTCCGCCGGCCATTACGACCTTTATTTTCGCGATGCAGAACAATCCGGTTTCGGTGTTCTGCAGGCGCGTGACCTCACTATTGAAGCAGCCGGCGCGTTGTTGACCGCCGACTCACGGAGCAGCACCCATGATTGA